The following nucleotide sequence is from Drosophila simulans strain w501 chromosome 3L, Prin_Dsim_3.1, whole genome shotgun sequence.
CGCGATGGAATCGCGTCAGCGGGTTCTTGGGGTCCAGCGTGGCGGCCGTGTTTAGCGTCTGCAGCGACAGATCCTTCTTCTTCATGTAGAATTGCATGGCGCCGATGTGCACAAGGATGACCGAGTTCTGTGGATTGATTTTCAGCGCCTTCACGTAGTGAATCTCAGCCAGCTCGTACTTCTCCTGCTTGGAGTATATGGTGCCGATGCCGTACCAAGCGTTGTAATGCCGCGGATCTCTAACCACTGCGGCCCGGAAGTAGTCCATCGCCTTGTCAAATTCTTCGGTGAGTACAAGTTCGTGGCCCAGCAGTGTGTAGCTGTAGACGAAGTCTGGATCCACTTGGACAGCCCGCTTGAAGAACTTGATCGCGGTTTCGTGCTCCTTTTGCAGCGAGAAACAATTGCCGGACACACACCAGGTAACCGCGCTGGTTTTGTCCTGGTTAATCAGATCCTGGGCGAGAGCCGACAGCTCAACCTCGCGCTGCAGATGCCACAGGGATGACGAGTATATCTCCATGTAGTCCAAGCGACATGGCTCCGCCTTGTGGATGGTCTCAAATATCGCCACCGCCGCCTCATACTCGCGCATCTCGTACCTGGCCAGTCCGATGAGCGACTGCACCCAGCTGGAGTTCAGGTGGTGCTTTGGTATCGTCGTCTCCAGCTGCTTTATGGCCGCCTTGCACTGGAAGTTCGAGAGCAGCTGATAGGCTTCAGCTAAACCCCGCAGCAGGGCCATCAGTCCATCGGCCGACTGTTTCTTCAGTCCCATCAGCTGGTGGGCCATCGTCTGGGCGTTGTTTAGGCTATTGTTCAGCAGTACTTTGGCCTCCTCGGCGGCACTGCGTCCACCGCTGTTGTTATTCGCTCCCGAGGATGTAATAGTCTCCACCTTCTCCTTGCGCTTCTCGGAGAGGTGGTGGGACTTCTCCTCGATCAGTTCGTTATTCAGGCAGATCTTGGTCATCCGTGACTTGGCTTTGCGGGGCGGCGAACGTGGCTGCACGAACTTGTTGGCTATGTTGGGCGATTTATTGTTCTCCTTCACCGAATACGAGTTGCTGAACAGCCGCGAACTGCGACGCACTGCAGCATTCGGATTGGGCGGCACATTCATATTGCCATTGTTGCCCACATTATTGTTGTTCGGAGTGCGGGGCGTTATGTTTCCGGCTTGCGTAAAGACGGCGGGTTTATTAAGGCTGCCCTCCTTGCGATTTATGAGTCCGCCCACATGTGTCTTCAGCTTTTTGCCCATCATCTTCGGCTCCTGGTTGACCTCGACCAGCATCTGCGGCATCGGCGAATAGCTAATATTCATAACGGGCGTGTGGTTGCCGATGAAGGATCCATCGTTGCCGGTGCAAGGACTAGTTAAAGGCATGATGCCGAAGCTCGGAGTTGGCGGTGAGATCGCCGATAGGTATTTGAACTGTTTGCGGAACGGAGTGCCGCTGCTCATGTCGTAGAGCTGCTGGTTCTGCTGATACTGGCCGGCCGTGTCCTGCGGAGCCCCCATAGGTGTGTCCTCCAGCATCGCCAGCATGCTAGAGTTTTGCACCAAACCGCCGCGCAGCATGCTGATCGAACTATTgagattattgttattattattattgttgatGGGCGTCaccatgttgctgttgtggtgCTGGTTCTGATTCTGGTTgatctgttgttgctgctgatccACGGGCGTGGTCAGAATGTAGTTGGAGACATTGCTTAGGTTGGTGATCAGTGACTGGCGCTCCTGATGCTGTTGACTATGCTGCTCGGCGCCGAACAGCACCATTGCATTGGCATTTACGCTGCTGCCCTGGCAGGTATTGAACACATCTGTGCTGTGGATCTGGAATATGGTCGCCGCATCTGTGTCCTGGCCCAGCAGGCACAGATCCGCGAATGCGTGCCACATGAAGGGGTTCAGCTTGAGGGCGCGCCTTAAAGCACTGACAGCCAGTTTGTTGCGCTCGGTCCTCATGCAGATCTGGGCCATCAGCTGATAGGCGAAGCAGGCCAGATCCCCGAAGTCCCGCTGCAGCTCATCGCAGTTCTTGGCGTCCGCGAATCCCGTGGAGATTAAGGAGCTCTCTGCTTCGGCGTATTTCTTCAGCTCGTAGGCGCATTTGGCCTGCAGAAAGCGGCACTGCGGCGAGCGGCGTGCCTTCTCCTTCAGCAGCCAGTATGCCTGGTGCACCTGATTGGATCGGAAGTAGCTGGTGGCCAGCAGGAATATCGTCTCGTCGCTCTCCACTGCAAGGACACGGTGAAAGAGAAAATCAGTGATGTACCCGGTCAGACAAACGAGACCTTGACCTATACCTTCTGAGCACAGTCGTTCCGACAGGAAAACGGCATCCTTGAAGTCGTAGTAGTTCAGGCAATGCCATATGGCGGCCTTTGGgaccgaaaaaaagaagggagAACATTGGTTTTTTTAGAGGCCAGGTGGACCGAGAAGCTATTGATTTACCTGCACGGGCTCTTGAATCATCATGTCTGGGCGGTCTGTGCGACTTTCTAGGGGCGCTGTATGGGATGTACGTTCGTGTGTCTTCACTGTACTTGAGGACTTTACAATAATTCAAACGTGCAGTGTGTAGAACTCAAACAAACTATCATGTCGCCCCACTCGTACACTCttctgtttgtatttgtattcaaattgttttctttttgccaaattttctTCAACAATATCGAATgggaaaaagtaaaagtttggCCTGTGTGGTATGTGAGTGTCGTGTGTAACCCGATTGCGGATGCGGCGATGCAAGTGGCGATGGCGGTGTCTCTCGCTCCCtggccactccactccaccttccacttccactttttctttatatttgaTATTGCAATTGGTTTGAGTCGAGCCTTCGCTTCGCTTCGCCCTCTGTACACACACACTGCGAACGGGGGGTCGGTTTTCTACTATCGTTTTCGAGGCTTATCTCTCGTTAAAGGCGCACACGGTGTTGATCTACGATTGGCGGCGACACTGGACTACACCTTGGCCACATTTTAGCTACTTGAAACATGCTGCATTCGCGTTgcattccattttatttgaaaaaccAAAGCTAAAATACATGAGAGCTGTCAAAGTATCGATTGCACGCGACCCTGCCAATCGATTGTTTGTGCGGTTAAGGAGGACCGTATCGCAGTAAGCCAAAAGTACCAAGCTCTTGTCACGGAGCTATTATAAGCTGTTTCCACTgatacatttcatttgcaatgacaattttaatatttttaaatgccaattcaaattgtaaattaacATCATTACATCCCAGCTACTCACGTATATATAAAACTAGCCTTCCTTATAGCGCGCTTTTATTAAATACCTAATACTACTAGCTTAAACGAGATTTAGTTATAGTTGTTTATCCAATTCTACTGCGAATCgctggaactggagctggagctatCCGTGGACATGACCTCCACATCGTCCTGGGCGCGCGTCTCCAGGGCCACTGTGTTCCCAGACGCGCCCATGGTCATGTGCAGCTCTCCGAGATTCCAGTTAAACTGGTTCTGGAAGGCATTGGGCACCTCGCCGCCGGcaccactgccactcccacttccTGCGCTACCGGACAGGGTTCGCTGCTGCTCCGAGGGCATGCCGCTGTTCTGGTGGGTCACTGGGCCGCCGTTGATGTTCTGCTCGGATTTACCCAGCAGCCCGTTGCGCATCTCAATGTCCGTGGGATAGGGACGCCGCAGGTCACCTATGCACCAGGTGAGCGGAGCACTGACCGCATTGGCAGAACTAATCCGATGTGCGTATTTGATGAGCTCCTCGGAGGAAACCGGTCGTTTGTTGGCCTGATTGATGCTGGCCAGTTTCTGACGTGCTTGGAAGATGGCCGTGGACAGTATGAGCTCCGCATCCTTTAGCGACTTTTGCAGTTTCTGGATCTCACGGTCCTACGGCGGAAATCCAGTTTTTAACTGATTTTTGGGGAATGCAAAACATCCACTTACGTGCACCTCGACCTTGGCGCGCAGTTGGTCCATCGCCTCCTCCACTTTTGCCTGCTCCTCCGCAAGTTCCAGCATTTTGCGAAATTCCTCATCCTTGGCGACCAGCAAATCCAACAGGTCCACCAATTCGGTGCTGGAGATCTTCTGGTGCGCCTGCTCGATCAACTCCTTGGCAATCATCTCAATGTCGTcgatcaggagcaggaggcgcTCTTTTGTGCTCAAGTGAAACGACATTATCACGGCAAATCGTTTGTGCTAAgcaataattgcaatttgtttattttccacaCCGCAATGTGGCCGTTGTTCGATTGCTGAAATATACCGTATAGTATTCATGCACGCTGTTAATACCACGCTGGAAAAATACCACAACTGTATAGGCTACCAGACTAATAAGAGTTGCCATatggaatattttattacactcaaaaaaaaggGAATCAAGTAATCGAAACTAAAGAATAGAAAGCACtgtttgaaaataaaacaaattcgcCGCGTTGTCTCTAGTAGGTAttatttgcttgtttatttCTCGTGTGTTACAATTGCAGTTACAATTTTAGCATAAAACTCTCCTGTTGATTAGCCAAATCAAACCTAATAAACCTTCTCAAATATGGCAGATTACAATACTCCGTTGCATCCTCGCGTTCGCGTCTCCCGTCAGTTTCACTCTTAAAACATACAAACCAGCAAGCAACTTGCAGCAGGTACGTTGAGGGGCCTTGTTAATAACCGTTTAGAACTAGTAGATAGTCTTACAATTAGTTAAGATATAAGTGGTTTATATGTGGCTATTCATATTTCTTCTCCGCCCAAAGGATCCCCTTTCATCAAAccgcatatgtatgtacatacatatgtacatatgcataacAATCAGTATCGCTGGCTCTCGCGATCCGAGTATTTGCCACTCAGCTTGCTAACCGAATAGCGATCCGAGTAGGCATCATACTTGTCCGCCTTGTAGTTGATCTCCTGCGGCGTGTATCCGATATTCTTCTGCCAGTGCCGCGTCCAGTAGAGATCCTCGTTGCGCACCTGCGACGGCGTCTTCGCATCCCGGAACACGTACACACAGTAGATCATGCAGCCGATCAGCGTGAGGAAGCCGAAGACCAGGAACACAATTCCCAGTATCCACACGTACAGTGGCTCATAGAACTGCACCACAATGACGAATCCCAGCGTCACCAGGATCAGGCCCAAGTTGAGCAACAGCATCAGGCAGCACACGCCCTTGACATTGGGGCAAAATGGATTTGGGGCGGACATCGTCTCCACCTTGGCGCCTCGCCGAGTCGTCGAGCGCGCACTGCGTCCGGTCTTGGCCGTACTGGCCACCGAGTAAACACTCCGTGGAGCTCCTCGCGACACTGGACGCTGACTGTAGCGACTGCAATGGATGATAGATAGTTTAGATATGTATAATATGCTATGTAGTTGTAACAACGCACCTGATCTCGGAGGGCGCCTTGTAGGCGGCACTGGTCACATAGATGTCGCTGCCGGCGTCACCAGCCTGGTCGTAGCTCAGGGCGGACGGAGCACGCGGTGGCTGGCGCGTGGGCGGCGGTCCGCTGAGGGAGCGAGGTCCTCCGTTGTCCGGCGAACTGGAGAGGCCCATCTGACTGTGGCTGTAGCTGCTCTGCAGGTGCTGGTGGTGTCCATTCGAGGATGAGGAGCGCTTCTTGCGCGAACCATTGTACTGCGGCGAGATGCGCTCGTGGGTCAGCGTGTACTCCGAGTAGGTGCGCTCCGAGGGCGCCCGGTGGGAGTGGGTCTCATCGCCGTCGGTGGAGTAGCCACGGTTCGAGTGGACGTAGGGCGGATCCGGAGTAAGGCGACCGTGCGTGGCCACATAATGGCTGCCCTTCAACCTGTAATTGGATCGCAAATGTTATCGCCGCTATATTAGCCGCTAAGTGGCCCATCCGCGCTACTCACTTCTTCACTTGTCTCTCGTGCATCCTGTATCTTTTGCTCCgcctgtatctgtatcttttgcTGGCTCTTCTCTGCGGCTGATTGACTGCTAATGGACCCGTCTAGCAATTCCTCGAGGTGCCTGCAATGGGTAagtaaagcaaaacaaacacacgaTGAGCTCGACTTCATGGCAATTAGGTTTTGGCTTCACTTTATCGACTAGCTTAGAACTTTTAATTAGAGCGATGAAAGTTTCATTCGACTGCAGACTGCAGACAGCAGCcatattcaataaaataactGGTTTGTTTGAATTTCACAAGCGTAATGTAAAGTTTCATGGCTCTGTGTTCTCTGCTCGTTGTACAAGTTGAAtagttaatatttattaaaattacacaaaaactCCAGAGCATCATCtggatcattaaaaatttcaagCAACTCCAGAGGAAATGTTTTTCAATGGAAAATAATGCGAGataatgtttatattaaaCATTCTACCTTATCTAAGTGCAGCAGTTAATTGAAACCCGCGACAAAGGATCATAAACTCAGAGGTATTTCGATAAGCTGGCAGTCGTCCATGGAGGATTCTCTGCATCCATTAATTCCATTTTGCAATCAAAACAGACCTTAAACTTCCCTTACGCCTTGCATAACTTATATCAATTTATGGTTCCCGAGCGGAGGACACACCCAGCTTAATGATTGGGAATGGCAGTTCGTTGCACTTTTCCGTTAAATTCGCCCCCATATCCCATACCCATGCCAACCATCCTGGCCACCAGGAACACCGCAGGCACTCAGCCAAGTTGGAGAAATTCGTTCGCTCGTTCGTTCGTTCTTTCAAGTTCATGGCAGAGAAATTGAAGTTGCC
It contains:
- the LOC6737103 gene encoding cell division cycle protein 27 homolog, which produces MMIQEPVQAAIWHCLNYYDFKDAVFLSERLCSEVESDETIFLLATSYFRSNQVHQAYWLLKEKARRSPQCRFLQAKCAYELKKYAEAESSLISTGFADAKNCDELQRDFGDLACFAYQLMAQICMRTERNKLAVSALRRALKLNPFMWHAFADLCLLGQDTDAATIFQIHSTDVFNTCQGSSVNANAMVLFGAEQHSQQHQERQSLITNLSNVSNYILTTPVDQQQQQINQNQNQHHNSNMVTPINNNNNNNNLNSSISMLRGGLVQNSSMLAMLEDTPMGAPQDTAGQYQQNQQLYDMSSGTPFRKQFKYLSAISPPTPSFGIMPLTSPCTGNDGSFIGNHTPVMNISYSPMPQMLVEVNQEPKMMGKKLKTHVGGLINRKEGSLNKPAVFTQAGNITPRTPNNNNVGNNGNMNVPPNPNAAVRRSSRLFSNSYSVKENNKSPNIANKFVQPRSPPRKAKSRMTKICLNNELIEEKSHHLSEKRKEKVETITSSGANNNSGGRSAAEEAKVLLNNSLNNAQTMAHQLMGLKKQSADGLMALLRGLAEAYQLLSNFQCKAAIKQLETTIPKHHLNSSWVQSLIGLARYEMREYEAAVAIFETIHKAEPCRLDYMEIYSSSLWHLQREVELSALAQDLINQDKTSAVTWCVSGNCFSLQKEHETAIKFFKRAVQVDPDFVYSYTLLGHELVLTEEFDKAMDYFRAAVVRDPRHYNAWYGIGTIYSKQEKYELAEIHYVKALKINPQNSVILVHIGAMQFYMKKKDLSLQTLNTAATLDPKNPLTRFHRGSIYFSLGKYQEALRELEELKEVVPKESVVFYLIGKIHKTLGNMDLALMHFSWATDLDPKGANNQIKDAFDSMAHPSCCPANTTALDVDLEPTSERSDDSTQAQQDGSYDSDY
- the LOC6737104 gene encoding mediator of RNA polymerase II transcription subunit 4; protein product: MSFHLSTKERLLLLIDDIEMIAKELIEQAHQKISSTELVDLLDLLVAKDEEFRKMLELAEEQAKVEEAMDQLRAKVEVHDREIQKLQKSLKDAELILSTAIFQARQKLASINQANKRPVSSEELIKYAHRISSANAVSAPLTWCIGDLRRPYPTDIEMRNGLLGKSEQNINGGPVTHQNSGMPSEQQRTLSGSAGSGSGSGAGGEVPNAFQNQFNWNLGELHMTMGASGNTVALETRAQDDVEVMSTDSSSSSSSDSQ
- the LOC6737105 gene encoding uncharacterized protein LOC6737105 → MHERQVKKLKGSHYVATHGRLTPDPPYVHSNRGYSTDGDETHSHRAPSERTYSEYTLTHERISPQYNGSRKKRSSSSNGHHQHLQSSYSHSQMGLSSSPDNGGPRSLSGPPPTRQPPRAPSALSYDQAGDAGSDIYVTSAAYKAPSEISRYSQRPVSRGAPRSVYSVASTAKTGRSARSTTRRGAKVETMSAPNPFCPNVKGVCCLMLLLNLGLILVTLGFVIVVQFYEPLYVWILGIVFLVFGFLTLIGCMIYCVYVFRDAKTPSQVRNEDLYWTRHWQKNIGYTPQEINYKADKYDAYSDRYSVSKLSGKYSDRESQRY